The Sulfurihydrogenibium sp. genome has a segment encoding these proteins:
- a CDS encoding TolC family protein: RLSTERFKANIANTLEVLESENNYQSAQLTYLNTLYSYNLKIFDLMNLNGE, translated from the coding sequence TTAGACTATCAACAGAAAGATTTAAAGCAAACATAGCAAACACATTAGAAGTATTAGAATCAGAAAATAACTACCAATCAGCACAGCTGACTTATCTAAACACGCTTTATAGCTACAATTTAAAAATCTTTGATTTAATGAATCTTAACGGTGAGTGA